A section of the Haloferax sp. Atlit-12N genome encodes:
- a CDS encoding carbohydrate ABC transporter permease, with protein sequence MGLRKETIEGVLWSIPYLAVFTVFLIWPALKGLYMSLHTYPNKFDLTETEWVGLQNYVELFQDPVFYNAMEGTLLFVAISVPALVILGLIMALGVNRDVAGKRTLRAIYFSPYVLTVAVVTLVWGQVYSQSYGLINYYLGFFIDNPPGWLTSPDLVMAALAFMTVWWLVGFNFVIFLAARQSIPERLYEAARLDGATGWRAFKDITLPQMRNSVVFVVMVQFILQFQVFAQPYVMTQGGPKDTSDTLVYYLYRSAFSQQQFGYGAAMGYVLVAILIIIAIVNFKVIGDSND encoded by the coding sequence ATGGGTCTCCGCAAGGAGACCATCGAGGGCGTCCTGTGGTCGATTCCGTACCTCGCCGTGTTCACGGTGTTCCTCATCTGGCCGGCCCTGAAGGGGCTCTACATGAGCCTCCACACGTACCCGAACAAGTTCGACCTCACCGAGACGGAGTGGGTCGGCCTCCAGAACTACGTGGAACTGTTCCAGGACCCGGTGTTTTACAACGCCATGGAGGGCACGCTCCTCTTCGTCGCTATCTCGGTTCCAGCGCTGGTCATCCTCGGGTTGATAATGGCGCTCGGCGTGAACCGAGACGTGGCCGGGAAACGTACCCTTCGGGCCATCTACTTCAGTCCGTACGTCCTCACCGTCGCGGTCGTGACGTTGGTCTGGGGACAGGTGTACTCCCAGAGCTACGGCCTCATAAATTACTACCTTGGGTTCTTCATCGACAACCCGCCGGGATGGCTCACGTCGCCGGACCTCGTCATGGCGGCGCTCGCGTTCATGACCGTCTGGTGGCTGGTCGGGTTCAACTTCGTCATCTTCCTGGCGGCCCGACAGAGCATCCCTGAACGGCTCTACGAGGCCGCACGCCTCGACGGTGCGACCGGCTGGCGAGCCTTCAAGGATATCACGCTGCCCCAGATGCGAAACTCGGTCGTGTTCGTGGTGATGGTGCAGTTCATCCTCCAGTTCCAGGTGTTCGCACAGCCGTACGTGATGACGCAGGGCGGCCCGAAGGACACCTCGGACACGCTCGTCTACTATCTCTACCGGAGCGCCTTCTCCCAACAGCAGTTCGGCTACGGCGCGGCGATGGGGTACGTGCTGGTCGCAATCCTCATCATCATCGCAATCGTGAACTTCAAAGTAATCGGTGATTCAAATGACTGA
- a CDS encoding sialidase family protein, giving the protein MSERDSIRQHSRRKYLAAVGAVGAAAVGSTGVIAGRGRDDEPTDVEGTLYSPPSDAPAPGSLYPRVTRLKHGSGKGGEKQLLATFEYYPSMSGGSEPYFPVYRSTDGGETWSKFSEIHDTSGKDWGLRYQPTLFELPHAVGPWPAGTVLAAGNSIPILDDPEDVPEGEIGELGETSIDLYASTDRGESWEFVSTVVTGGKAVPYDGNSPVWEPELGLDDDGNLVCYFADERMGSDDDYNQLVAYKASEDGGQSWGDEQFVAAIPDETTRPGMPTVTPLPNGTYMMSYEVIGPDYLYGEVHVKTSPDGRDWGDPTDAGTLVSTADGRRFINGPYVTWTPAGGKDGTILVSGKQLVDGNRDLAEGNGEVVLANSNLDGSGDWEAVDAPLSFETESDLGGRAFVGWTTPLLPSRHGDELLQLTSVADGPNLCEISYGVQSLKLDDGT; this is encoded by the coding sequence ATGAGCGAACGCGATTCCATCCGCCAGCATAGCCGTCGGAAGTACCTCGCCGCGGTCGGCGCCGTCGGGGCCGCAGCAGTCGGGTCCACCGGCGTTATCGCGGGCCGTGGACGCGACGACGAACCGACAGATGTCGAAGGAACGCTGTACTCGCCCCCGTCGGACGCGCCCGCACCCGGGTCGCTGTATCCCCGAGTCACACGACTGAAACACGGGTCGGGAAAGGGCGGCGAGAAGCAGCTGCTCGCGACGTTCGAGTACTACCCGTCGATGAGCGGCGGGTCGGAGCCGTACTTCCCCGTCTACCGAAGCACTGACGGGGGCGAGACCTGGTCGAAGTTCTCCGAGATTCACGACACGAGCGGGAAGGACTGGGGACTCCGATACCAGCCGACGCTGTTCGAACTCCCGCACGCGGTCGGTCCGTGGCCGGCCGGGACGGTCCTCGCCGCCGGAAACTCCATCCCGATTCTCGACGATCCCGAAGACGTCCCCGAGGGCGAGATCGGCGAACTCGGCGAGACGAGCATCGACCTCTACGCCAGTACCGACCGCGGGGAGTCCTGGGAGTTCGTGAGCACCGTCGTCACGGGCGGCAAGGCCGTCCCCTACGACGGGAACAGCCCCGTCTGGGAGCCGGAACTGGGGCTGGACGACGACGGGAATCTCGTCTGTTACTTCGCCGACGAGCGGATGGGGAGCGACGACGACTACAATCAGCTGGTCGCGTACAAAGCCTCCGAGGACGGCGGCCAGTCGTGGGGCGACGAGCAGTTCGTCGCGGCCATCCCTGACGAGACGACGCGCCCGGGGATGCCCACCGTCACCCCGCTCCCCAACGGCACGTACATGATGAGCTACGAGGTCATCGGCCCGGACTACCTGTACGGCGAGGTCCACGTCAAGACCTCGCCCGACGGGCGTGATTGGGGCGACCCGACGGACGCGGGAACCCTCGTCTCGACGGCTGATGGCCGGCGGTTCATCAACGGCCCGTACGTGACGTGGACACCCGCCGGCGGCAAAGACGGAACGATACTCGTGTCCGGAAAACAGCTCGTCGACGGGAATCGCGACCTCGCCGAGGGCAATGGTGAGGTCGTGCTCGCGAACTCGAACCTCGACGGCAGCGGCGACTGGGAGGCGGTCGACGCCCCGCTGTCGTTCGAGACGGAGAGCGACCTCGGCGGCCGGGCGTTCGTCGGTTGGACGACACCGCTGCTGCCCTCGCGCCACGGGGACGAGCTACTGCAGCTCACGTCGGTCGCGGACGGGCCGAATCTCTGTGAAATCAGTTACGGCGTCCAGTCGCTAAAACTCGACGACGGGACGTAA
- a CDS encoding ABC transporter ATP-binding protein, producing MGTVSIENVRKVYGGDSDIVAVDDISFEIEDGEFLTIVGPSGSGKSTLLRMIAGLEDITEGTIRIGDRVVNGVQPQDRDVAMVFQNYALYPHMTARKNMSYGLQLTTDLPDDEINRRVMEAAEMMGVTDQLDKHPGNLSGGQQQRIATGRAIVREPSVFLFDEPLSNLDAKLRLHMRTELQQLQDTLGTTTVYVTHDQEEAMTMSDRIAVVDGGELQQIGTPEEIYNEPRNLFVGDFVGNPPMNQFEVRLSGTSLVADGFSYDLSERVLEHIKQYADGVDEFVLGIRPENITLTDSDEPNAVRAFLDVREPVGSDNYLHFDIEGEECWVRVPGDVKPDTNQELSLAFDEERLHLFRQSDGINILAQDEPSLEAAAEQQAG from the coding sequence ATGGGTACTGTTAGCATCGAAAACGTGCGGAAAGTCTACGGCGGCGACTCGGATATTGTCGCTGTCGACGACATCAGCTTCGAGATAGAAGACGGGGAGTTTCTGACTATCGTCGGTCCCTCGGGTTCGGGCAAGTCGACGTTGCTCCGTATGATTGCGGGTCTGGAAGATATCACAGAGGGGACGATACGCATCGGGGACCGAGTCGTCAACGGCGTACAGCCACAGGACCGGGACGTCGCAATGGTGTTTCAGAACTACGCGCTGTACCCGCACATGACCGCGCGAAAGAACATGAGCTACGGGTTGCAGTTGACGACCGACCTCCCCGATGACGAGATAAACCGGCGGGTGATGGAGGCGGCGGAGATGATGGGCGTCACGGACCAACTTGACAAGCATCCCGGGAACCTCTCTGGCGGCCAGCAACAGCGTATCGCCACGGGCCGCGCCATCGTGCGCGAGCCGTCCGTCTTCCTGTTCGACGAGCCGCTCTCGAACCTGGACGCGAAGCTCAGACTGCACATGCGGACGGAACTCCAGCAGTTGCAGGACACGCTCGGGACGACGACGGTGTACGTCACTCACGACCAGGAGGAGGCGATGACGATGTCTGACCGCATCGCTGTCGTCGACGGCGGCGAACTCCAGCAGATCGGGACGCCCGAGGAGATATACAACGAACCTCGAAACCTGTTCGTGGGCGACTTCGTCGGGAACCCGCCGATGAACCAGTTCGAAGTGCGGCTGTCGGGCACGTCGTTGGTCGCCGACGGCTTCAGTTACGACCTCTCCGAGAGGGTCCTCGAACACATCAAACAGTACGCCGACGGGGTAGACGAGTTCGTGCTCGGTATCCGCCCCGAGAACATCACCCTCACAGACAGCGACGAGCCCAACGCGGTTCGAGCGTTCCTCGACGTCCGCGAGCCGGTGGGGTCGGACAACTACCTCCACTTCGACATCGAGGGCGAGGAGTGTTGGGTCCGCGTGCCCGGAGACGTCAAACCCGACACGAACCAGGAGCTATCGCTCGCCTTCGACGAGGAGCGGCTGCATCTCTTTCGGCAATCGGACGGCATCAACATTCTCGCTCAAGACGAACCGTCGTTAGAGGCGGCGGCTGAACAACAGGCCGGATAG
- a CDS encoding fumarylacetoacetate hydrolase family protein, whose product MHYHQLAVSGERRLSVSRDSTTYDLTSADEDLRTFGDLARVAGIARIPIDRLAAELTEAAEVVDEAFVDEHATVPVDAEEVWAAGVTYQISEQAREEESSMPDMYYDVYDADRPEIFFKATPSRTVEPGDAIGVRDDSEWDVPEPELGIVLRRGEIVGYTVGNDVSSRSIEGENPLYLPQAKVYDRCCSLGPCVVTPEDIDDPHELEMSMTIERDGEVVYDDATNTSEMVRSCEELVSYFTRHNTVPELAVILTGTSLVPEQPFDLQEGDRVDITVEGIGTLSNGVTTV is encoded by the coding sequence ATGCATTACCACCAGCTAGCGGTGTCGGGAGAGCGCCGACTCTCGGTGAGCCGCGACTCCACGACGTACGACCTCACGAGCGCCGACGAGGATCTCCGGACCTTTGGGGACTTGGCTCGTGTGGCCGGTATCGCCCGAATACCAATCGACAGACTCGCCGCCGAACTCACAGAAGCCGCCGAGGTAGTCGACGAGGCGTTCGTCGACGAGCACGCGACCGTCCCGGTCGACGCTGAAGAAGTCTGGGCGGCGGGCGTCACCTACCAAATCAGCGAGCAGGCGCGCGAGGAAGAGAGTTCCATGCCGGACATGTACTACGACGTGTACGACGCTGACCGGCCGGAAATCTTCTTCAAGGCCACGCCCTCTCGAACGGTCGAACCCGGCGACGCTATTGGCGTCAGAGACGATTCCGAGTGGGACGTGCCCGAACCGGAACTCGGAATCGTGCTTCGTCGCGGCGAAATCGTCGGCTACACGGTCGGCAACGACGTGAGCAGTCGGTCGATAGAGGGCGAAAACCCGCTGTATCTGCCACAGGCGAAAGTGTACGACCGTTGTTGCTCGCTCGGCCCGTGCGTGGTCACGCCGGAAGACATCGACGACCCCCACGAGTTAGAGATGAGCATGACCATCGAACGCGACGGCGAGGTCGTCTACGACGACGCCACAAACACCAGCGAGATGGTCCGTAGCTGTGAGGAGCTCGTGTCGTACTTCACGCGCCACAACACGGTTCCCGAACTTGCGGTCATCCTCACGGGCACTTCGCTCGTCCCCGAACAGCCGTTCGACCTCCAAGAAGGCGACCGCGTCGACATCACCGTCGAGGGAATCGGCACCCTCTCGAACGGCGTCACCACCGTATGA
- a CDS encoding ABC transporter substrate-binding protein — protein sequence MVREAITSRTRRKFIKSAGVAGTVALAGCAGNGDNSGNNDGGGGDSTNTDGGSSGDTRSESYEITFWELFSGGEGPIMESIVNKFNEEQPLDTDAEVTINRQRTPWNEYYNKLFTALSGGEAPDMAIMHAAYLRAWDGGIDAIGSYADTASIKSDYTASHWDLVTVNDNVNALPMDMHPIGVYYNKDLFEQAGLDPESPPTNWEEFRQAGDAVVQNTDAHAFTQSPYNDGFGSYRVWSSWVKQQGGSLYDEEWNPTFDNEAGQNVAQLFSDMTGDMGWSKPTSEANWGNNAFQNGSCAMAMNGTWYVAALANVDGLNWGFFEPTVGPNKQQDKVWADGHSIVLPKKQGRSDAKSEIAAEVAHWMTTQNPSWGAEAGHLPAANSIYESDAFQNSPYYDKTLNKYVEMAEDGDYFYHPKVPNGDPNAQNWYTWLVDIWAQNSEPQEAIDSGIQTVSNGISE from the coding sequence ATGGTTCGAGAAGCTATCACTAGCAGGACCCGTCGGAAGTTCATCAAATCAGCCGGAGTCGCGGGGACCGTCGCCCTCGCAGGCTGTGCCGGTAACGGCGATAACAGCGGCAACAACGACGGTGGTGGCGGCGACAGCACCAACACCGATGGCGGCAGTTCCGGTGACACGCGGAGCGAGTCCTACGAAATCACCTTCTGGGAGCTGTTCAGCGGTGGCGAAGGGCCGATTATGGAGAGCATCGTCAACAAGTTCAACGAGGAACAGCCGCTCGACACGGACGCGGAGGTGACCATCAACCGACAACGAACGCCGTGGAACGAGTACTACAACAAGCTGTTCACCGCCCTCTCCGGCGGCGAAGCGCCCGATATGGCGATCATGCACGCCGCGTACCTGCGAGCGTGGGACGGCGGTATCGACGCCATCGGTTCCTACGCCGACACGGCGTCGATTAAGAGCGATTACACTGCAAGCCACTGGGACCTCGTCACCGTCAACGACAACGTGAACGCGCTGCCGATGGACATGCATCCCATCGGAGTGTACTACAACAAGGACCTGTTCGAGCAGGCTGGCTTGGACCCCGAGAGCCCGCCGACGAACTGGGAGGAATTCCGTCAAGCGGGTGACGCAGTCGTCCAGAACACCGACGCCCACGCGTTCACGCAGTCGCCGTACAACGACGGCTTCGGTTCGTACCGCGTGTGGAGTAGCTGGGTCAAACAGCAGGGCGGGAGCCTGTACGACGAGGAGTGGAACCCGACGTTCGACAACGAGGCCGGCCAGAACGTCGCCCAACTGTTCTCCGACATGACCGGCGATATGGGGTGGTCGAAGCCCACGAGCGAGGCCAACTGGGGGAACAACGCCTTCCAGAACGGCTCGTGTGCGATGGCGATGAACGGAACGTGGTACGTGGCAGCCTTAGCGAACGTCGACGGGCTCAACTGGGGCTTCTTCGAACCGACGGTCGGTCCGAACAAACAACAGGACAAGGTCTGGGCCGACGGCCACTCTATCGTCCTCCCGAAGAAGCAGGGCCGAAGCGACGCCAAGTCTGAGATTGCCGCCGAGGTCGCCCACTGGATGACCACGCAGAACCCCTCGTGGGGTGCCGAAGCCGGTCACCTGCCCGCCGCGAACAGCATCTACGAGTCCGACGCCTTCCAGAACAGTCCGTACTACGACAAGACGCTCAACAAGTACGTCGAGATGGCCGAAGACGGTGACTACTTCTACCACCCGAAGGTCCCGAACGGTGACCCGAACGCGCAGAACTGGTACACGTGGCTCGTCGACATCTGGGCGCAGAACTCTGAGCCGCAGGAAGCTATCGATTCCGGAATCCAGACGGTCTCTAACGGCATCTCGGAGTAA
- a CDS encoding carbohydrate ABC transporter permease produces MTETTSQDSIRARLNGDTVRNVLLHAFLYGLAVLMAVPYLYTLSRSFQPTELLRDPRPYWIPPLAGEPITLEHYQYLLNNTLVVEWTINTFIIAAGATLLIVVIDSMVAFSLTRLDWPGQGLVMGVILASFMVPYYMNIVPLYQIVSDLGLINSYWGVILPAVASPLGVFLLYQFFKDIPVEYEEAARLDGFTTFQVYTRIILPLAKPILSALALFMFVYNWNAFLWPLLVLSNETAYTLPIGLVNLYQGNIDTPGLHMAVAILGSLPLFIIYLIFQGQIVRAVQMQGATG; encoded by the coding sequence ATGACTGAAACGACATCACAGGACTCGATACGCGCGCGGCTCAACGGCGACACGGTGCGGAACGTGTTGCTCCACGCGTTCCTCTACGGCCTCGCCGTTCTCATGGCGGTCCCGTACCTGTACACGCTCTCTCGGTCCTTCCAGCCGACCGAGCTGTTGCGCGACCCGCGACCCTACTGGATACCGCCGCTCGCGGGCGAGCCGATAACGCTCGAACACTACCAGTACCTCCTGAACAACACGCTCGTCGTGGAGTGGACCATCAACACCTTCATCATCGCCGCCGGCGCGACGCTGCTCATCGTCGTCATCGACTCGATGGTCGCGTTCTCGCTTACGCGACTTGACTGGCCCGGACAGGGTCTGGTCATGGGGGTTATCCTCGCGAGCTTCATGGTCCCGTACTACATGAACATCGTTCCGCTGTACCAGATCGTCTCGGACCTCGGCCTCATCAACTCCTACTGGGGTGTGATACTGCCGGCCGTGGCCAGTCCGCTCGGCGTGTTCCTCCTCTATCAGTTCTTCAAGGACATCCCGGTCGAATACGAGGAGGCGGCGAGGCTCGACGGGTTCACCACCTTCCAGGTGTACACCCGAATCATCCTCCCGCTCGCGAAGCCGATCCTCTCGGCGCTGGCGCTGTTCATGTTCGTCTACAACTGGAACGCGTTCCTCTGGCCGCTTCTCGTGCTGTCGAACGAGACGGCGTACACGCTGCCCATCGGACTGGTGAACCTCTATCAGGGGAACATCGACACGCCCGGACTCCACATGGCCGTCGCGATTCTGGGGTCCTTGCCGCTGTTCATCATCTACCTCATCTTCCAGGGACAGATCGTACGAGCAGTGCAGATGCAGGGCGCGACGGGATGA
- a CDS encoding alpha-N-arabinofuranosidase, which translates to MQSEVRVSSQEPIDHISENIYGHFAEHLGRCIYGGLWVGDDDRVETEDGIRMDTVSLLRGLNMPVLRWPGGCFADDYHWEDGVGPREDRPRRRNLWWTQGRDNVPEESNEFGTDEFLRLCQLLDTDPYIAVNVGSSTPQEALDWIEYCNYGGDTELADRRRENGQEEPYGVKYWGIGNENWGCGGRFAPDEYADEYRRFANYFNGFDKLMNEDSTEFIACGHLTDDWNKVFFDSLNGGMEFGPGSFLGMGSPFNLMDHFSVHRYYQAGGDTDFTDEQYYKIFARAQKVGGDIDRAAETISEYVPKGEIGIIVDEWGVWHPEARSDNGLEQENTVRDALTTAGVLDLIHARADVVSMANIAQLVNVLQCLVQTDEEDAWRTPTYHVFDLYENHVGQTALETSVDTEQREIDGEDHDVPMVSASASEGDGELFVTASNRRHDEAELLTVDVGSSEYSVSSATVLFEDNDIREYSTKENAESFAASDLAVTDEGDGTITFEAPPASVVGLTLTE; encoded by the coding sequence ATGCAGAGTGAAGTACGCGTTAGCAGTCAGGAGCCGATAGACCATATCTCGGAGAACATCTACGGTCACTTCGCCGAACACCTCGGACGGTGTATCTACGGCGGCCTCTGGGTCGGCGACGACGACAGGGTCGAGACCGAGGACGGAATCCGAATGGACACCGTCTCGCTGCTCCGCGGACTGAACATGCCGGTTCTCCGCTGGCCGGGAGGCTGTTTCGCCGACGATTACCACTGGGAAGACGGTGTCGGCCCGCGAGAGGACCGTCCTCGCCGGCGGAACCTGTGGTGGACGCAGGGGCGAGACAACGTCCCCGAGGAGTCCAACGAGTTCGGGACGGACGAGTTCCTTCGACTCTGCCAACTCCTCGACACGGACCCGTACATCGCGGTCAACGTCGGGTCGTCGACGCCGCAGGAGGCGCTTGACTGGATCGAGTACTGCAACTACGGCGGCGACACGGAACTCGCCGACAGGCGGCGAGAGAACGGACAGGAGGAGCCGTACGGAGTGAAGTACTGGGGCATCGGGAACGAGAACTGGGGCTGTGGCGGTCGGTTCGCGCCGGACGAGTACGCCGACGAGTACCGCCGGTTCGCGAACTACTTCAACGGCTTCGATAAGCTGATGAACGAGGACTCCACCGAGTTCATCGCCTGCGGACACCTCACGGACGACTGGAACAAGGTATTCTTCGACAGCCTCAACGGCGGTATGGAGTTCGGCCCCGGTTCGTTCCTCGGCATGGGCTCGCCGTTCAACCTGATGGACCACTTCTCCGTCCACCGCTACTATCAGGCGGGCGGCGACACCGACTTCACCGACGAGCAGTACTACAAGATTTTCGCACGCGCACAGAAGGTCGGTGGCGACATCGACCGTGCGGCCGAGACGATTTCGGAGTACGTCCCGAAGGGCGAAATCGGCATCATCGTCGACGAGTGGGGCGTGTGGCACCCAGAAGCGCGGAGCGACAACGGGCTGGAGCAGGAAAACACCGTCCGGGACGCGCTGACGACCGCCGGCGTGCTCGACCTCATCCACGCGCGGGCCGACGTCGTCTCGATGGCGAACATCGCACAGCTCGTCAACGTCCTGCAGTGTCTCGTCCAGACCGACGAAGAGGACGCGTGGCGGACGCCGACGTACCACGTCTTCGACCTGTACGAGAACCACGTCGGACAGACGGCGCTCGAAACGAGCGTCGACACGGAGCAACGCGAAATCGACGGCGAGGACCACGACGTCCCGATGGTCTCGGCGTCGGCTTCCGAGGGCGACGGAGAGCTGTTCGTCACGGCCTCGAACCGCCGCCACGACGAGGCTGAACTGCTCACCGTCGACGTCGGGTCGTCGGAGTACTCGGTGTCCTCGGCCACCGTTCTCTTCGAAGACAACGACATCCGAGAGTACTCGACGAAGGAGAATGCGGAGTCGTTCGCAGCCAGCGACCTGGCCGTCACCGACGAGGGCGACGGAACTATCACGTTCGAAGCGCCGCCGGCGTCCGTCGTCGGTCTGACGCTGACGGAGTAA